One Megalopta genalis isolate 19385.01 unplaced genomic scaffold, iyMegGena1_principal scaffold0250, whole genome shotgun sequence DNA window includes the following coding sequences:
- the LOC143262940 gene encoding histone H2B-like, with protein MPPKVSGKAVKKAGKAQKNINKADKKKKRKRKESYAIYIYKVLKQVHPDTGVSSKAMSIMNSFVNDVFERIAAEASRLAHYNKRSTITSREIQTAVRLLLPGELAKHAVSEGTKAVTKYTSSK; from the coding sequence ATGCCGCCAAAAGTAAGTGGGAAAGCTGTGAAGAAAGCCGGCAAGGCTCAGAAGAATATCAACAAGGCTGacaaaaagaagaaaaggaagaggAAGGAAAGCTACGCTATTTACATCTATAAAGTATTGAAACAAGTACACCCTGACACCGGTGTCTCCAGTAAGGCGATGAGCATCATGAACAGTTTTGTTAACGATGTGTTTGAACGCATCGCCGCCGAAGCATCCAGACTGGCTCATTATAACAAACGCTCGACCATCACCTCCCGGGAAATTCAGACCGCGGTCAGGCTTTTACTCCCTGGTGAGTTGGCTAAGCACGCCGTCAGCGAGGGTACCAAGGCAGTCACTAAATACACCAGCTCGAAATAA